From Megalobrama amblycephala isolate DHTTF-2021 linkage group LG8, ASM1881202v1, whole genome shotgun sequence, the proteins below share one genomic window:
- the gnb1b gene encoding guanine nucleotide binding protein (G protein), beta polypeptide 1b — translation MSELDQLRQEAEQLKNQIRDARKACADATLSQITANIDPVGRIQMRTRRTLRGHLAKIYAMHWGTDSRLLVSASQDGKLIIWDSYTTNKVHAIPLRSSWVMTCAYAPSGNYVACGGLDNICSIYSLKTREGNVRVSRELAGHTGYLSCCRFLDDNQIVTSSGDTTCALWDIETGQQTTTFAGHTGDVMSLSLAPDTRLFVSGACDASAKLWDIREGMCRQTFTGHESDINAICFFPNGNAFATGSDDATCRLFDLRADQELMVYSHDNIICGITSVAFSKSGRLLLAGYDDFNCNVWDTLKADRAGVLAGHDNRVSCLGVTDDGMAVATGSWDSFLKIWN, via the exons ATGAGTGAACTGGACCAGTTACGCCAGGAGGCCGAGCAGCTGAAGAACCAGATCAGA gATGCAAGGAAAGCTTGTGCAGATGCCACACTATCACAG atcacAGCCAACATCGATCCTGTTGGCCGAATCCAGATGCGCACAAGAAGAACACTGCGAGGACATTTGGCTAAAATCTACGCCATGCACTGGGGCACCGATTCTAG GCTGCTTGTCAGTGCCTCCCAGGATGGAAAACTCATTATTTGGGACAGTTATACCACAAATAAG GTCCACGCCATTCCTCTGCGCTCCTCCTGGGTGATGACCTGTGCCTATGCTCCTTCAGGGAATTATGTTGCTTGTGGAGGCCTAGACAACATCTGCTCCATCTACAGCCTCAAGACTCGTGAGGGGAACGTACGTGTCAGCCGCGAGCTGGCCGGACACACAG GATACCTCTCTTGCTGCCGCTTCCTTGATGACAACCAGATTGTTACAAGTTCTGGCGACACCACCTG TGCTCTCTGGGACATAGAGACCGGTCAGCAGACGACCACGTTTGCAGGTCATACCGGTGATGTGATGAGTCTGTCTCTGGCTCCAGACACCAGGCTGTTTGTGTCAGGGGCCTGTGATGCCTCTGCTAAACTCTGGGACATCCGTGAGGGCATGTGCAGACAGACCTTCACTGGCCACGAGTCGGACATCAACGCCATCTGT TTCTTCCCCAATGGCAACGCATTTGCCACCGGCTCTGATGACGCCACCTGCCGCCTGTTTGACCTGCGCGCCGACCAGGAGCTCATGGTCTACTCCCACGACAACATCATCTGCGGCATAACCTCTGTGGCCTTCTCAAAGAGCGGCCGCCTGTTGCTCGCCGGCTACGACGACTTCAACTGCAACGTATGGGACACCCTCAAGGCCGACCGCGCTG GTGTGCTGGCTGGCCACGACAACCGAGTAAGCTGTCTGGGTGTAACCGATGACGGTATGGCAGTGGCTACAGGGTCCTGGGACAGCTTCCTCAAGATCTGGAACTGA
- the cysltr3 gene encoding cysteinyl leukotriene receptor 2, translating to MTAPMFTSETPRLNTTQIQCYNQTCRDCEDFKYLAYTITYSVVFPIGFISNFVALFVFLRIDSSKKTANTVFMTNLAISDAGFSLTLPFRLVYYFRDGHWDFPDWFCRLCVFSFYLNLYTSVLFLTGLSVLRFIAVVHPIRNKALATVRRASISCFVIWIFVAFLSTPFLMSGTCEREGKIRCFEPANLKSWERISHLNYVGVSLGFVIPFITILVCYGCIIYKLANGKKIGNGKGNSRRRALYLIAVVLSTFLLCFLPYHVIRTLHLNAIVTKKDDQVKEYLLKFLVISLCTAASNSCFNPLLYYFAGETFRTTIRRMSGRGTFSSFNHSGFYTSFRRRSRSETHQMTRQQSFTAVRQACLPCSLDSSCQVISKKKPDACVSEKQRKLSDSAEKH from the exons ATGACAG CTCCCATGTTTACATCGGAAACTCCTCGGCTCAACACCACCCAAATACAATGTTACAACCAGACATGTAGGGATTGCGAAGACTTCAAATATTTGGCATACACCATCACGTACAGTGTCGTATTCCCTATTGGATTCATCAGCAACTTCGTGGCATTGTTTGTGTTCCTGCGTATCGACTCTTCTAAGAAGACTGCTAACACTGTTTTTATGACTAACTTGGCCATTTCAGATGCTGGCTTCTCCCTGACATTGCCCTTCCGCCTGGTCTACTACTTTAGGGATGGTCATTGGGATTTCCCAGACTGGTTTTGCCGCTTATGTGTATTTTCCTTTTACCTGAACCTATACACAAGCGTATTGTTTCTTACAGGCCTCAGTGTACTACGGTTCATCGCCGTTGTTCACCCCATTCGCAACAAGGCCCTGGCGACTGTGCGGCGGGCCAGTATATCGTGCTTTGTGATCTGGATATTTGTGGCCTTCTTGTCAACGCCGTTCCTCATGTCAGGCACTTGCGAACGGGAGGGAAAGATACGCTGCTTTGAACCTGCGAATCTCAAGTCATGGGAGCGCATATCTCACTTAAATTATGTGGGGGTTTCACTTGGATTTGTCATTCCGTTTATTACAATACTGGTCTGCTACGGCTGCATCATCTACAAACTCGCCAACGGAAAGAAAATCGGGAATGGAAAGGGTAACAGTCGCCGACGTGCTTTGTATTTGATCGCGGTTGTCCTGAGCACGTTCCTGCTGTGTTTCCTACCATACCATGTCATTCGCACACTCCATCTTAATGCCATTGTTACAAAAAAGGACGACCAAGTCAAAGAGTACCTCCTGAAATTTCTGGTCATCTCGCTGTGCACGGCAGCATCCAACAGTTGCTTCAATCCCTTGTTATACTACTTTGCGGGAGAGACCTTCCGCACGACAATCCGTAGAATGTCAGGTCGAGGAACGTTCAGTTCGTTCAATCACAGTGGTTTCTACACATCTTTTCGACGCCGGAGCCGATCCGAAACTCATCAGATGACGAGACAACAAAGCTTCACTGCCGTACGCCAAGCCTGTCTGCCATGCTCCCTAGACAGCTCCTGTCAGGTCATAAGCAAAAAGAAGCCTGATGCCTGCGTGTCTGAAAAGCAACGCAAACTTTCTGACTCTGCAGAAAAGCATTGA